Proteins from a genomic interval of Phenylobacterium sp. LH3H17:
- a CDS encoding methyl-accepting chemotaxis protein has translation MKRLRLVDLPLIVKIGFAPAFALVMLALMAGGAVVIQRGQAADLEQVVRTDLPNTLRLQKVSERITAVHGELYFLLTHQAAAIEVEKIEGKSQALLTEVDAITKEVQAIQANAPASQKKNFADLVKALKQTRDALDVIAAMITTDFGTAAGFAAPFEEEYGNMTGTLNKIVQAGQAQTDANAKASEASANSAQTMTLIAALATLLIAGTLAWALTTMLRKDVKKIASATEALARGDNSIDLAALERKDELGAIVSSLTIFRDNQLHLEKLRQEHEQTEAAAETTRRENAEAAAAVAEEQAMVVNSLAQALDSLATGDLTYRLDREFPGDYRKLRDDFNAASAKLEEAMRAIAGATASIQSGAGEISHSADDLSRRTEHQAATLEQTAAALDEITATVNKTSDGASHGREAVASAKTDAEEGGVVVSRAIEAMGQIEGSAKQISQIIGVIDEIAFQTNLLALNAGVEAARAGDAGKGFAVVASEVRALAQRSAEAAKEIKALISASSQQVAEGVNLVGETGKALERIVRQVAEISNVVGEIAASAKEEALGLGQVNTAVNQMDQVTQQNAAMVEESTAASRVLADEAQELARLVARFKVNGGQAAPIARHAPPPQRSHAPPPRPQSRGNTALASAPHAEDDSWEEF, from the coding sequence GTGAAGCGCCTTCGGCTTGTGGACTTGCCGCTGATCGTAAAGATCGGCTTCGCACCTGCCTTCGCCTTGGTGATGCTGGCCCTGATGGCTGGCGGCGCCGTGGTCATTCAACGCGGCCAGGCGGCCGACCTTGAGCAGGTGGTTCGCACCGACCTGCCCAACACTCTGAGGCTGCAGAAGGTCTCCGAGCGGATCACCGCCGTCCATGGCGAACTCTACTTCCTCCTGACCCACCAGGCCGCGGCGATCGAAGTCGAAAAGATCGAGGGCAAGAGCCAGGCTCTGCTCACCGAGGTCGACGCGATCACCAAGGAAGTTCAGGCGATCCAGGCCAACGCCCCCGCCTCCCAGAAGAAGAACTTCGCCGACCTGGTGAAGGCCCTGAAGCAGACCCGCGACGCGCTCGACGTCATCGCGGCCATGATCACCACCGACTTCGGCACGGCCGCCGGCTTCGCCGCGCCGTTCGAGGAAGAGTACGGCAATATGACCGGCACCCTGAACAAGATCGTTCAGGCCGGCCAGGCCCAGACCGACGCCAACGCCAAGGCCAGCGAGGCCAGCGCCAACTCGGCCCAGACCATGACCCTGATCGCCGCCCTCGCCACCCTGCTGATCGCCGGGACCCTGGCCTGGGCGCTGACCACCATGCTGCGCAAGGACGTCAAGAAGATCGCCAGCGCCACCGAGGCCCTGGCCCGCGGCGACAACAGCATCGACCTGGCCGCCCTGGAGCGTAAGGACGAGCTGGGCGCCATCGTCTCGTCGCTGACCATCTTCCGCGACAACCAGCTGCACCTGGAGAAGCTGCGCCAGGAACACGAGCAGACCGAGGCCGCCGCCGAGACCACGCGCCGCGAGAACGCCGAAGCCGCCGCGGCCGTCGCCGAGGAGCAGGCCATGGTGGTCAACTCCCTCGCCCAGGCCCTGGACAGCCTCGCCACCGGCGACCTGACCTACCGTCTGGACCGGGAATTCCCCGGCGACTACCGCAAGCTGCGCGACGACTTCAACGCCGCCTCCGCCAAGCTGGAAGAAGCCATGCGCGCCATTGCCGGCGCCACCGCCTCCATCCAGTCCGGCGCGGGCGAGATCAGCCATTCGGCCGACGACCTGTCGCGCCGCACCGAACACCAGGCCGCCACGCTGGAACAGACCGCCGCGGCCCTGGATGAGATCACCGCGACGGTCAACAAGACCTCGGACGGCGCCAGCCACGGCCGCGAAGCCGTCGCCTCGGCCAAGACGGACGCGGAAGAAGGCGGCGTCGTCGTCAGCCGCGCCATCGAGGCCATGGGCCAGATCGAGGGTTCGGCCAAGCAGATCAGCCAGATCATCGGCGTCATCGACGAGATCGCCTTCCAGACCAACCTTCTGGCGCTGAACGCCGGGGTCGAAGCGGCCCGGGCCGGCGACGCCGGCAAGGGCTTCGCGGTCGTCGCCTCCGAAGTGCGGGCGCTGGCCCAACGCTCGGCGGAAGCGGCTAAGGAGATCAAGGCCCTGATTTCGGCCTCCAGCCAGCAGGTCGCCGAAGGGGTGAACCTGGTCGGCGAGACCGGCAAGGCGCTGGAGCGCATCGTCCGCCAGGTCGCCGAGATCTCCAACGTTGTCGGTGAGATCGCCGCCTCGGCCAAGGAAGAGGCGCTGGGCCTCGGCCAGGTGAACACCGCCGTCAACCAGATGGACCAGGTCACCCAGCAGAACGCCGCCATGGTGGAGGAGTCGACCGCGGCCAGCCGCGTGCTCGCCGACGAAGCCCAGGAACTGGCCCGCCTCGTGGCCCGCTTCAAGGTCAACGGCGGCCAGGCCGCCCCGATCGCCCGCCACGCTCCGCCGCCCCAGCGTTCCCATGCCCCGCCGCCGCGTCCGCAGAGCCGCGGGAACACGGCGCTGGCCTCCGCGCCCCACGCCGAGGACGATAGCTGGGAAGAGTTTTAG
- a CDS encoding DUF72 domain-containing protein, whose translation MAGKGLIRAGIGGWTFEPWRGVFYPKGLKQADELSYASRHLTTLEINSTYYSSQKPETFAKWAASTPEGFVFSVKASRFATNRRVLAEGADSVQKFLSQGIVELGDRLGPILWQFMPTKKFDLDDFAGFLDLLPKTQDGLKLRHVVEVRHASFADPAFIKLCRDRNVAICVSENENYPLIPDITADFVYARLLKGSDDLPNGYPEDGLDAWAERFAAYADGQVPGDLSPIDRTGPAEGPREVFAYFIHEGKVRAPAAAQALLSRVNK comes from the coding sequence ATGGCTGGCAAGGGCCTGATCCGGGCCGGGATCGGAGGCTGGACCTTCGAACCCTGGCGGGGCGTGTTCTATCCCAAGGGACTGAAACAGGCCGACGAGCTGAGCTACGCCAGCCGTCACCTGACCACGCTCGAGATCAACTCCACCTACTATTCCAGCCAGAAGCCCGAGACCTTCGCCAAGTGGGCGGCCTCCACGCCGGAGGGCTTCGTCTTCTCGGTGAAGGCCTCGCGGTTCGCCACCAACCGCCGGGTTCTCGCCGAGGGCGCGGACTCGGTGCAGAAGTTCCTGTCCCAGGGGATCGTCGAGCTGGGCGACCGGCTGGGACCGATCCTCTGGCAGTTCATGCCGACCAAGAAGTTCGACCTCGACGACTTCGCCGGCTTCCTGGACCTGCTGCCCAAGACCCAGGACGGCCTGAAACTACGCCACGTGGTCGAGGTGCGGCACGCCAGCTTCGCCGACCCGGCCTTCATCAAGCTGTGCCGGGACCGCAACGTGGCGATCTGCGTCTCCGAGAACGAGAACTATCCGCTGATCCCCGACATCACCGCCGACTTCGTCTACGCCCGCCTGCTGAAGGGTTCCGACGACCTGCCGAACGGCTATCCCGAGGACGGCCTCGACGCCTGGGCCGAGCGGTTCGCGGCCTATGCCGACGGCCAGGTCCCCGGCGACCTGTCGCCCATCGACCGCACCGGCCCGGCCGAAGGCCCGCGCGAGGTGTTCGCCTACTTCATCCACGAGGGAAAGGTCCGCGCCCCGGCCGCGGCCCAGGCCCTGCTGTCGCGGGTCAACAAGTAG
- a CDS encoding M28 family metallopeptidase: MKQFLLAGASAWAVFAGQAQAADLDPARISGHIQVLASDAFEGRGPATEGEKKTVAYISEQFKAVGLKPGGDLKDGKRAWTQDVPLARFETKGPVSVNITSGGATQSWTQGEEIAIRAAQTGVDHVSVKDAPIVFVGYGVTAPERNWDDFKGVDLKGKIALVLVNDPDFEGGEGDFGGKAMTYYGRWTYKYEEAARQGAIGFLVIHETAAASYGWATVKNSNTNVIFDIIRAKPAEAHAPIEGWVQLDKTKALFQAAGLDFETLKALAKTRAFKPVALTGATISIDYAVDAQKIVSKNVVGIVPGAKRPGETLIYSSHWDHLGVGLPDATGDRIYNGAVDNADGIATMIEIGRALTKGRKPDRSVVFLAVTAEEKGLLGSEYYADNPLYPLATTVANINMDALSPAGPAKDFGSSGNAASTLQDELIATGKAKGRSYTPDPRPEAGSFFRSDHFSFAKRGVPAISFGSGRDLVNGGKAAGDAYAKAYTADRYHQPADEFDPNWNLEGVAQDGELMLDLGRKLANSTQWPAWKEGSEFKQTRDATASQRK, encoded by the coding sequence ATGAAACAGTTTCTCCTCGCTGGCGCGTCGGCATGGGCGGTTTTCGCCGGGCAGGCCCAGGCGGCCGATCTCGATCCCGCCAGGATCTCGGGCCATATCCAGGTCCTCGCCTCCGACGCCTTCGAAGGCCGCGGCCCCGCCACCGAGGGTGAGAAGAAGACCGTCGCCTACATCTCCGAACAGTTCAAAGCCGTGGGCCTGAAGCCGGGCGGCGACCTGAAGGACGGCAAGCGGGCCTGGACGCAGGACGTGCCCCTGGCCCGCTTCGAGACCAAGGGTCCGGTGAGCGTCAACATCACCTCGGGCGGGGCGACCCAGAGCTGGACCCAGGGCGAGGAGATCGCCATCCGCGCCGCCCAGACCGGGGTCGACCATGTCAGCGTCAAGGACGCCCCGATCGTCTTCGTCGGCTACGGCGTCACCGCGCCGGAACGTAACTGGGACGACTTCAAGGGTGTCGACCTGAAGGGCAAGATCGCATTGGTCCTGGTCAACGACCCCGACTTCGAGGGCGGTGAAGGCGACTTCGGCGGCAAGGCCATGACCTATTACGGCCGCTGGACCTACAAGTACGAAGAGGCCGCCCGTCAGGGCGCGATCGGCTTCCTGGTGATCCACGAGACCGCCGCCGCCTCGTATGGCTGGGCGACGGTGAAGAACTCCAACACCAACGTCATCTTCGACATCATCCGCGCCAAGCCCGCCGAGGCGCACGCCCCCATCGAGGGCTGGGTCCAGCTCGACAAAACCAAGGCGCTGTTCCAGGCCGCCGGCCTCGACTTCGAGACCCTGAAGGCCCTGGCCAAGACCCGCGCCTTCAAGCCGGTGGCCCTGACCGGAGCGACCATCTCCATCGACTACGCCGTCGACGCCCAGAAGATCGTCTCCAAGAACGTGGTCGGCATCGTGCCCGGCGCCAAACGCCCCGGGGAGACGCTCATCTACTCGTCCCACTGGGACCATCTGGGTGTCGGCCTGCCGGACGCCACGGGCGACCGGATCTACAACGGCGCCGTCGACAACGCCGACGGGATCGCCACGATGATCGAGATCGGCCGCGCGCTCACCAAGGGACGCAAGCCCGACCGCTCGGTTGTCTTCCTGGCCGTGACCGCTGAGGAGAAGGGGCTGCTGGGCTCGGAATACTACGCCGACAATCCGCTCTATCCGCTGGCCACCACCGTCGCCAACATCAACATGGACGCCCTGTCCCCGGCCGGGCCCGCCAAGGACTTCGGCTCGTCGGGCAACGCCGCCTCGACCCTGCAGGACGAGCTGATCGCCACGGGCAAGGCCAAGGGCCGTTCCTACACCCCCGACCCGCGTCCGGAAGCCGGCAGCTTCTTCCGCTCTGACCACTTCTCCTTCGCCAAGCGCGGCGTTCCGGCCATCTCCTTCGGCTCGGGCCGCGACCTGGTGAACGGCGGCAAGGCGGCCGGGGACGCCTACGCCAAAGCCTATACGGCCGACCGCTACCATCAGCCGGCGGACGAGTTCGATCCGAACTGGAACCTGGAGGGTGTCGCCCAGGACGGCGAGCTGATGCTGGACCTGGGCCGCAAGCTGGCCAATTCGACTCAGTGGCCCGCCTGGAAAGAGGGCTCGGAATTCAAGCAAACCCGCGACGCCACGGCGTCACAACGCAAATGA
- a CDS encoding TolC family protein, producing the protein MAVACLALAACGSTRGVDTRLPAAYELPAGPPAGAVALDAWWTAFEDPQLTGLIDQALAASPDARSAAARLKEARAQRSGALTNFLPQGNVRGAASKTENEVIDGTVVNIPGFSSSGESESQSGNFDVTWEIDLFGRVFAARRAANAEMAAARLDYEGTRASLAASVADSYFQARGLAIQLADAREAVRIQESLAQIAQTRVERGITARSDEDRVAGDVAQARAQAAGLEAELQAQRRTLLILVGRGVEPTTNLAVDAQVGAVPEVPASLPGELLTRRPDVRQAEAMLVSSLGRRDYARLAFLPTFKLAPGIGVQKTEQPGYSATIQSWTLGGVVTVPVLDIPRLLSELKVQNAKVEQAAIAYEKAVQVAYGEAENAMIQLAADRRRVELLDAGEDRAERAYEASRRGYDAGLTDLQTALGAEQSWRAVRTQETGAQVQALRRAVQTYKALGGGWPLASAPNNKKAR; encoded by the coding sequence ATGGCCGTGGCTTGCCTCGCGCTGGCGGCTTGCGGCTCGACGCGCGGCGTCGACACCCGTCTTCCCGCCGCCTATGAGCTGCCCGCCGGACCGCCGGCGGGAGCCGTGGCGCTGGACGCCTGGTGGACCGCCTTCGAGGATCCGCAGCTCACCGGCCTGATCGATCAGGCGCTGGCCGCCAGCCCCGACGCCCGCTCGGCCGCGGCGCGGCTGAAGGAGGCCCGCGCCCAGCGCTCGGGGGCGCTCACCAACTTCCTGCCCCAGGGCAATGTCCGCGGCGCGGCGTCGAAGACCGAGAACGAGGTCATCGACGGCACGGTCGTCAACATCCCGGGCTTTTCCTCCAGCGGCGAGAGCGAGAGCCAGTCTGGCAATTTCGATGTCACCTGGGAGATCGACCTGTTCGGCCGGGTGTTCGCCGCCCGCCGGGCCGCCAACGCCGAGATGGCCGCGGCGCGCCTCGACTATGAGGGGACCCGCGCCAGCCTCGCGGCCAGCGTGGCCGACAGCTATTTCCAGGCCCGCGGTCTGGCCATCCAGCTCGCCGACGCCCGCGAAGCTGTCCGCATCCAGGAGAGCCTGGCCCAGATCGCCCAGACCCGCGTCGAGCGGGGCATCACCGCGCGATCCGACGAGGACCGTGTGGCCGGCGACGTCGCCCAGGCCCGGGCCCAGGCGGCGGGCCTGGAGGCCGAACTCCAGGCCCAGCGCCGCACCCTGCTTATCCTGGTCGGCCGCGGCGTCGAACCCACGACCAACCTGGCTGTCGATGCCCAGGTGGGCGCGGTCCCCGAAGTCCCCGCCAGCCTGCCGGGTGAGCTGCTGACCCGCCGCCCCGATGTACGCCAGGCCGAGGCCATGCTGGTCTCCTCCCTGGGACGGCGCGACTATGCGCGGCTGGCGTTCCTGCCGACCTTCAAGCTGGCGCCGGGGATCGGCGTCCAGAAGACCGAGCAGCCCGGCTATTCGGCCACCATCCAGAGCTGGACCCTGGGCGGCGTCGTCACGGTTCCGGTGCTGGACATCCCGCGCCTGCTCTCGGAGCTCAAGGTGCAGAACGCCAAGGTCGAGCAGGCCGCCATCGCCTACGAGAAGGCGGTGCAGGTCGCCTATGGCGAGGCCGAGAACGCCATGATCCAGCTTGCCGCCGACCGCCGCCGAGTGGAGCTTCTGGACGCAGGCGAGGATCGGGCCGAGCGAGCCTATGAGGCGTCGCGCCGCGGTTACGACGCAGGCCTCACCGACCTTCAGACCGCGCTCGGCGCCGAACAGTCATGGCGCGCGGTGCGAACCCAGGAGACCGGCGCCCAGGTCCAGGCCCTGCGTCGCGCGGTCCAGACCTACAAGGCGCTCGGCGGCGGCTGGCCGCTGGCGTCCGCCCCCAACAACAAGAAGGCTCGCTGA
- a CDS encoding efflux RND transporter periplasmic adaptor subunit — protein sequence MTRSKLLLTVTVAVSLLGLAACGKKEPPKKDPAAQARAVRVVRVEARPITGALTASGSLIPREEAAVVPEVTGYRVARVLVEEGAYVRAGQTLAQLDGALISAQVEQQKALAAQAAVQAEQAEREAARVKGLDGQGVLSDEALDQRRFQARAARATANAQAAAYRDATTRAGKLAVSAPVSGLVLERTVRPGDLSAGGGTPWFRIARDGQIELAAELTEDDLARVRPGQRATVTLPSGASAVGHVRLVSPQVNTQSKLGVARILLPVRSDIRAGGYGRAQFEDAVGVGLSVPETAVRYDADGASVMTVDAANKVKRVAITTGARGGGLVALVKGPPAGTRVVQNAAAFLLDGDLVKPVEAAVAAKPASKAR from the coding sequence GTGACGAGATCCAAACTCCTGCTGACCGTCACGGTCGCCGTCTCGCTCCTGGGCCTCGCCGCCTGCGGCAAGAAGGAGCCGCCGAAGAAGGATCCCGCCGCCCAGGCCCGCGCCGTGCGCGTGGTCCGGGTGGAAGCCCGGCCGATCACCGGGGCGCTCACCGCCTCGGGCAGCCTGATCCCCCGCGAGGAGGCCGCCGTGGTTCCCGAGGTCACCGGCTACCGCGTCGCCCGCGTGCTGGTCGAGGAAGGCGCCTATGTCCGCGCCGGCCAGACCCTGGCCCAGCTCGACGGGGCCCTGATCAGCGCCCAGGTCGAGCAGCAGAAGGCCCTGGCCGCACAGGCCGCGGTCCAGGCCGAGCAGGCCGAGCGCGAGGCCGCGCGCGTCAAGGGCCTGGACGGCCAGGGCGTGCTCTCCGACGAGGCGCTGGACCAGCGCCGCTTCCAGGCCCGCGCCGCGCGCGCCACGGCCAACGCCCAGGCCGCGGCCTATCGCGACGCCACCACCCGGGCCGGCAAGCTCGCCGTCTCGGCCCCGGTCTCCGGCCTGGTGCTGGAACGCACGGTGCGGCCGGGCGACCTCTCGGCCGGGGGCGGGACGCCCTGGTTCCGCATCGCCCGGGACGGGCAGATCGAGCTCGCCGCCGAACTGACTGAGGACGACCTGGCCCGGGTGCGCCCCGGCCAGCGCGCGACCGTGACCCTGCCTTCCGGGGCCAGCGCCGTCGGCCATGTCCGACTGGTCTCGCCCCAGGTCAACACCCAGTCGAAGCTGGGGGTCGCGCGCATCCTTCTGCCGGTCCGCTCCGACATCCGAGCCGGCGGCTACGGCCGCGCCCAGTTCGAGGACGCGGTCGGCGTCGGCCTCTCGGTGCCGGAGACCGCCGTGCGTTACGACGCCGACGGGGCCAGCGTGATGACCGTCGACGCCGCCAACAAGGTCAAGCGCGTGGCCATCACCACCGGCGCGCGCGGCGGCGGCCTGGTCGCCCTGGTCAAGGGTCCGCCCGCCGGAACGCGCGTCGTCCAGAACGCCGCGGCCTTCTTGCTGGACGGCGATCTGGTCAAGCCCGTTGAGGCCGCCGTCGCCGCCAAGCCCGCGAGCAAGGCCCGATGA
- a CDS encoding efflux RND transporter permease subunit, with the protein MNPVPVAVLFAALVLAGVFAYAGLTVKMYPDVSLPMVSVTVTQNGAAPGEMETQITRPVEDAVASLANVKNVYSTVTQGVSSTNIEFELGEDLQKKTDEVQSRIDQARSVLPREIDEPTVARVEFDNLPIMTYAVAAPAMSDVELSWFVDDTLARALQGEKGVAQVARVGGVTREINVILDPDKMNARGLTASQVNNALRAANLDSPGGRVQVGGREQTLRVLGSVNTLALLREFTVPTGAGGYVKLTDIAEVGDGSSEVRGFARLNGRPVVGVMVMKTKDASDVAVEDKVLAKLKEMETAHKGVSFTKIFSAVDETRASFRATQHVLLEGMFLAALVVLFFLRDWRSTAITAFAMPVSLIPTFFFMQMFGFSLNVVTLLALTLVVGILVDDAIVEIENIEKRVSQGMRPFQAAMEGADAIGLAVVATTAAIIVVFTPVSFMKGMAGQFFREFGITVSVAVLFSLVVARLLTPLMAAYLMKPAANPHPRKPFEGFYRNALEWALDHRIIASIAGGVMFVGSLFLATLLPQGFQPAGDPDYVYVNVQGPPGATAADMEEVAARVNQVFQKRPEVIGVFAQMGSTVASAGPGSMSGGGGDLRSGTITVLLNEKRDISGAELRKEMRAELLAIPDARVSFLDSQGSAGLQKILTSDDPDALLAASTELERQMRTLDVIADPRPATPPVGPEVIIRPRADQAARLGVSVDSIAQAARVATVGDIDANVAKLTDGERRLPIRIRLPAEARADIARIKALRLPTASGGMTTLDAVADVEFQAGPARIERLNRKRQQTVQAELNGVEMGVANKAVDELPIMKDLPKGVTPAETGDLEAMQELFASFGLAVFSGVAMIYGVLVLLFRSFFKPIVILSALPLAVGGAFLGLLVFNLSLSIPSLIGFLMLLGLAAKNSILLVEYAIEREREGMGQRESLIEACRERARPIVMTTMAMAAGMLPTAFALEKGAEFRQPMAVAVIGGLITSTLLSLVLVPVVYEFVDDFESWLKPKLARLVTPRQAPPQVAPEDRF; encoded by the coding sequence ATGAATCCGGTGCCGGTGGCGGTGCTGTTCGCCGCCCTCGTCCTGGCCGGGGTGTTCGCCTATGCCGGGCTGACGGTGAAGATGTATCCCGACGTCTCCCTGCCCATGGTCTCGGTGACCGTGACGCAGAACGGCGCCGCGCCGGGCGAGATGGAGACCCAGATCACCCGTCCCGTCGAGGACGCCGTGGCGAGCCTGGCGAACGTCAAGAACGTCTATTCCACCGTCACCCAGGGCGTCTCCAGCACCAATATCGAGTTCGAGCTGGGCGAGGACCTGCAAAAGAAGACCGACGAGGTCCAATCGCGCATCGACCAGGCCCGGTCAGTGTTGCCGCGCGAGATCGACGAGCCCACCGTGGCCCGGGTCGAGTTCGATAACCTGCCAATCATGACCTACGCCGTGGCCGCCCCGGCCATGTCGGACGTGGAGCTGTCCTGGTTCGTCGACGACACCCTGGCCCGCGCCCTGCAGGGCGAAAAGGGCGTGGCCCAGGTGGCCCGCGTGGGCGGGGTGACCCGCGAGATCAACGTCATACTCGACCCCGACAAGATGAACGCCCGGGGCCTGACCGCCAGCCAGGTCAACAACGCCCTGCGCGCCGCCAACCTGGATTCCCCCGGCGGCCGGGTGCAGGTGGGCGGGCGCGAACAGACCCTGCGGGTGCTGGGATCGGTCAACACCCTGGCCCTGCTGCGCGAGTTCACCGTGCCCACCGGCGCCGGCGGCTACGTGAAACTGACCGATATCGCCGAGGTCGGCGACGGTTCGTCGGAGGTGCGCGGTTTCGCCCGCCTCAACGGTCGGCCCGTGGTCGGGGTCATGGTCATGAAGACCAAGGACGCCAGCGACGTGGCGGTCGAGGACAAGGTCCTGGCCAAACTCAAGGAGATGGAGACCGCCCACAAGGGCGTCAGCTTCACCAAGATCTTCTCGGCGGTGGACGAGACCCGGGCCAGCTTCCGGGCCACCCAGCACGTGCTGCTGGAGGGCATGTTCCTGGCGGCCCTGGTGGTGCTGTTCTTCCTGCGCGACTGGCGCTCGACGGCGATCACCGCCTTCGCCATGCCGGTGTCGCTGATCCCCACCTTCTTCTTCATGCAGATGTTCGGCTTCTCGCTGAACGTGGTGACCCTGCTGGCGCTCACCCTGGTGGTCGGCATCCTGGTCGACGACGCCATCGTCGAGATCGAGAACATCGAGAAGCGGGTGTCCCAGGGCATGCGCCCGTTCCAGGCGGCCATGGAAGGCGCCGACGCCATCGGCCTTGCGGTGGTCGCCACCACCGCGGCCATCATCGTGGTGTTCACTCCGGTCTCGTTCATGAAGGGCATGGCCGGCCAGTTCTTCCGCGAGTTCGGCATCACCGTCTCGGTGGCGGTGCTGTTCTCGCTGGTGGTCGCCCGGCTGCTCACCCCGCTGATGGCCGCCTATCTGATGAAGCCGGCGGCCAATCCCCACCCGCGCAAGCCCTTCGAGGGCTTCTACCGCAACGCCCTGGAATGGGCGCTGGACCACCGGATCATCGCCTCCATCGCCGGCGGCGTGATGTTCGTGGGCTCCCTGTTCCTGGCCACCCTGCTGCCGCAGGGCTTCCAGCCGGCCGGCGATCCCGACTACGTCTATGTCAACGTCCAGGGGCCGCCGGGCGCGACCGCGGCCGACATGGAAGAGGTGGCCGCCCGGGTCAACCAGGTGTTCCAGAAGCGTCCCGAGGTCATCGGGGTCTTCGCCCAGATGGGCTCGACCGTGGCCTCCGCCGGGCCTGGCAGCATGAGCGGCGGCGGCGGCGACCTGCGATCGGGCACCATCACCGTGCTGCTGAACGAGAAGCGCGACATCTCGGGGGCCGAGCTGCGCAAGGAGATGCGCGCCGAGCTCCTGGCCATCCCCGACGCCCGCGTCAGCTTCCTGGACTCCCAGGGATCGGCCGGCCTGCAGAAAATCCTCACCAGCGACGACCCCGACGCCTTGCTGGCCGCCTCCACCGAGCTGGAGCGCCAGATGCGGACCCTGGACGTGATCGCCGACCCCCGTCCGGCCACCCCGCCCGTCGGACCCGAGGTGATCATCCGGCCTCGGGCCGACCAGGCGGCCCGCCTGGGCGTCTCGGTGGACTCCATCGCCCAGGCCGCCCGCGTCGCCACGGTGGGCGACATCGACGCCAACGTGGCCAAGCTGACTGACGGCGAACGCCGCCTGCCGATCCGCATCCGCCTGCCCGCCGAAGCCCGCGCCGACATCGCGCGGATCAAGGCCCTGCGCCTGCCCACCGCCTCGGGCGGCATGACCACCCTGGACGCCGTGGCCGATGTGGAGTTCCAGGCCGGTCCCGCCCGGATCGAACGCCTCAACCGCAAGCGTCAGCAGACGGTCCAGGCCGAGCTCAACGGCGTGGAGATGGGCGTGGCCAACAAGGCGGTGGATGAACTGCCGATCATGAAGGACCTGCCCAAGGGAGTGACCCCCGCCGAGACCGGCGACCTGGAGGCCATGCAGGAGCTGTTCGCCTCCTTCGGCCTGGCGGTGTTCTCCGGCGTGGCGATGATCTACGGCGTGCTGGTCCTGCTGTTCCGGTCGTTCTTCAAGCCGATCGTCATCCTCTCCGCACTGCCGCTGGCGGTGGGCGGGGCCTTCCTCGGCCTGCTGGTTTTCAACCTCTCGCTCTCCATCCCCTCGCTCATCGGCTTCCTGATGCTGCTTGGCCTGGCCGCGAAGAATTCGATCCTGCTGGTCGAGTACGCCATCGAGCGGGAGCGCGAGGGCATGGGCCAGCGCGAGTCGCTCATCGAGGCCTGCCGCGAGCGGGCGCGGCCCATCGTCATGACCACCATGGCCATGGCCGCGGGCATGCTGCCCACCGCCTTCGCCCTGGAGAAGGGCGCGGAGTTCCGCCAGCCCATGGCCGTGGCGGTGATCGGCGGCCTGATCACCTCGACCCTGCTGTCCCTGGTGCTTGTGCCGGTGGTCTATGAGTTCGTCGACGACTTCGAGAGCTGGCTGAAGCCCAAGCTGGCCAGGCTGGTGACCCCCCGCCAGGCGCCGCCGCAGGTCGCGCCGGAAGACCGGTTCTAA
- a CDS encoding threonine/serine dehydratase → MSVGLAEIEAAARRLKGHAVETPLIESPALNDRLGRRVLIKPETLQRVGAFKFRGAYNRLVQLSADERTRGVVAFSSGNHAQGVALAARLLGMPALIVMPSDAPTVKVEATRGYGAEIRLYDRLTEDRVAIAAQIAAERGSVVVPAFDDPDVIAGQGTVGLELVRQAEGQGVTFDVVVCPIGGGGLMAGVSTAVKALSPNTAMVGVEPAGFDDTLRSLRKGERVTLTPTTRSLCDALESPAPGQLTFPILQKTVADVALVTDAEVARAMRYAFSVLKLVVEPGGSVGLAALLAGKVKSWGDGPAGLVLSGGNVDPELFAKVLREEV, encoded by the coding sequence GTGAGCGTCGGCCTGGCCGAGATCGAGGCCGCCGCGAGGCGGCTCAAGGGCCACGCCGTCGAAACCCCGCTGATCGAGAGCCCGGCGCTCAACGACCGGTTGGGCCGCCGGGTGCTGATCAAGCCCGAGACCCTGCAGCGTGTCGGAGCGTTCAAGTTTCGCGGCGCCTATAACCGCCTGGTCCAGCTCTCGGCCGACGAGCGGACGCGGGGGGTGGTGGCCTTCTCCTCGGGCAACCACGCCCAGGGCGTGGCCCTGGCGGCCAGGCTGCTGGGCATGCCCGCCCTGATCGTCATGCCCTCGGACGCCCCGACCGTGAAGGTGGAGGCCACCCGCGGCTATGGCGCCGAGATCAGGCTCTATGACCGGCTGACCGAGGACCGGGTGGCCATCGCCGCCCAGATCGCCGCCGAGCGCGGCAGCGTGGTCGTGCCGGCTTTCGACGATCCGGACGTCATCGCCGGCCAGGGCACGGTCGGGCTGGAACTGGTCCGCCAGGCCGAAGGCCAGGGCGTCACGTTCGATGTGGTGGTCTGCCCGATCGGCGGGGGCGGCCTGATGGCCGGGGTCTCCACGGCGGTCAAGGCGCTGTCGCCCAATACGGCCATGGTCGGCGTCGAGCCGGCGGGCTTCGACGACACCCTGCGCTCCCTTCGGAAGGGCGAGCGGGTGACGCTCACACCCACGACCCGCTCTCTCTGCGACGCCCTGGAGAGCCCGGCCCCCGGCCAGCTCACCTTCCCCATCCTCCAGAAGACCGTGGCCGACGTGGCCCTGGTCACCGACGCCGAGGTGGCGCGCGCCATGCGCTACGCCTTCTCGGTGCTGAAGCTGGTGGTTGAGCCTGGCGGATCGGTGGGCCTCGCCGCCCTGCTGGCGGGCAAGGTCAAGTCCTGGGGCGACGGGCCGGCCGGCCTGGTGCTGTCCGGCGGCAATGTCGATCCCGAGCTGTTCGCGAAGGTCCTGCGCGAGGAGGTCTGA